The following proteins are encoded in a genomic region of Candidatus Omnitrophota bacterium:
- a CDS encoding GIY-YIG nuclease family protein, protein MFYVYILKSKKDENFYIGSTNDLDRRLNEHNSGLVFSTKSRKPFGLVYYEAYKSEKDARKREHNLKLRSRAFIQLRKRINESIVI, encoded by the coding sequence ATGTTTTATGTATATATTCTAAAAAGCAAGAAAGATGAAAATTTTTATATTGGCTCTACTAATGACTTGGACAGGAGATTAAATGAACACAATAGCGGGTTAGTATTCTCTACAAAGTCTAGAAAGCCTTTTGGCCTAGTCTACTACGAAGCTTATAAATCAGAGAAAGATGCAAGAAAAAGAGAGCATAATTTAAAATTAAGATCGCGAGCTTTTATTCAGTTAAGAAAGAGAATTAATGAAAGTATTGTGATTTAA
- the pstC gene encoding phosphate ABC transporter permease subunit PstC: MRKFKEFIIEKLIQICGLASIFFVVLIFLFLLKEGLALFKIETPLKFIFGRSWYPISEPPQLGIFPLILGSLLVTFGAAIISIPIGVACALYIAEVAPSKIKDLLKTGIELLAAIPSVVLGFIGMITLVPMVKNIFKLPTGLTALSGSIMLAFMAMPTIVSIAEDALYSVPKNYKEGAFALGATHWQTIWRVMLPAASSGIVAAVMLGIGRVIGETMAVMMITGNSAVIPTSILQPVRTLTATIAAEMGEAVVGSEHFFALFAIGIVLFIISFAINVTADLFLHKKQ, from the coding sequence ATGCGAAAATTTAAAGAGTTTATTATAGAGAAGCTAATCCAAATTTGCGGGTTAGCTTCAATATTCTTTGTTGTGTTAATTTTTTTATTCCTGCTAAAAGAGGGTTTAGCGCTTTTTAAAATTGAAACCCCTTTAAAATTTATTTTTGGCAGGAGTTGGTATCCAATATCCGAGCCTCCCCAATTAGGGATTTTCCCTCTTATTTTAGGCTCACTCTTAGTTACTTTTGGAGCCGCGATTATCTCTATTCCTATTGGAGTTGCCTGTGCTCTTTATATCGCGGAAGTTGCGCCTTCCAAAATTAAGGATTTACTTAAAACAGGGATTGAATTATTGGCTGCCATCCCAAGTGTTGTTTTGGGTTTTATCGGTATGATAACGCTTGTCCCAATGGTAAAGAATATTTTTAAACTCCCCACCGGATTAACTGCTTTATCAGGTTCGATTATGCTTGCTTTTATGGCTATGCCGACTATTGTTTCAATTGCGGAAGACGCACTTTATTCGGTCCCCAAGAATTACAAAGAAGGTGCATTTGCGTTAGGGGCAACCCACTGGCAGACAATCTGGCGGGTAATGCTTCCGGCAGCGTCCTCTGGTATAGTAGCTGCAGTTATGCTTGGAATTGGAAGGGTAATCGGAGAGACTATGGCAGTTATGATGATTACTGGTAACTCTGCCGTGATTCCGACAAGCATTCTACAGCCTGTCCGGACATTAACTGCTACTATCGCTGCAGAGATGGGAGAGGCAGTAGTAGGAAGTGAGCATTTTTTTGCACTCTTTGCAATAGGTATAGTTTTATTTATCATAAGTTTTGCAATTAACGTAACGGCAGATTTATTTCTGCACAAGAAACAATAA
- the pstA gene encoding phosphate ABC transporter permease PstA, translated as MRNPHRTQNIAFFFLLLATLLIVVPVGLIVVVIFQKGLPAINWQFLTDIPRQGMRSGGIFPAIVGTVYLVMGAIIFALPIGLLAAIYLSEYSKDNFLTRIIRLAIVNLAGVPSVVYGLFGLALFVVFLKFGASILSGSLTLGIMILPIIITTSREALESVPQSFREVSLSLGASKWQTIRHIVLPNAIPGILTGTILGLGRAAGETAPILFTVAAFYLPRLPQSIFDQAMALPYHLYVISTQVPNVDEKIRYGTALVLLVMVLFMNLVAIIIRSKFRKRKKW; from the coding sequence ATGCGTAATCCGCACAGGACACAAAATATCGCTTTTTTCTTTTTACTCCTTGCAACTCTTTTAATAGTTGTTCCGGTTGGATTAATTGTTGTAGTTATTTTTCAAAAAGGCCTTCCTGCGATAAATTGGCAATTTCTAACTGACATACCTCGTCAAGGGATGCGTTCAGGCGGGATATTCCCGGCAATCGTTGGCACAGTTTATCTTGTAATGGGCGCGATTATTTTTGCTCTTCCTATTGGTTTGCTTGCGGCAATATACCTAAGCGAATATTCAAAAGATAATTTCTTAACAAGGATAATCAGGCTTGCGATAGTTAACTTGGCAGGAGTTCCTTCTGTTGTGTACGGTCTTTTTGGCTTGGCTTTATTTGTGGTGTTTCTTAAGTTCGGCGCTTCAATCCTTTCCGGTTCTCTTACTTTAGGAATTATGATTCTTCCTATAATTATTACTACGTCGCGGGAGGCCTTGGAGAGTGTTCCACAATCGTTTAGAGAAGTTAGTTTATCTTTGGGCGCAAGTAAGTGGCAGACGATAAGGCATATTGTCCTTCCTAATGCAATCCCCGGGATACTAACCGGAACAATTTTAGGTTTAGGAAGGGCAGCAGGAGAGACAGCGCCTATTCTTTTTACTGTCGCGGCTTTTTACCTACCGCGGCTTCCCCAGTCCATTTTTGATCAGGCAATGGCTTTGCCGTATCACCTTTATGTTATTTCCACACAGGTGCCTAATGTTGACGAGAAGATTCGTTACGGGACAGCCCTGGTTTTGTTGGTGATGGTTTTATTTATGAATCTGGTTGCCATAATCATTAGGTCTAAATTCAGGAAGAGAAAGAAATGGTAA
- a CDS encoding phosphate ABC transporter ATP-binding protein encodes MGVIFNINNLNIWFGQAHILKQVNMEVNAHEILSIIGPSNSGKTTFLRMLNRLNDLQPSFRMTGFVEFDRKDIKKIDVELLRRKIGMVFALPLPLPLSIFENVAYGVRMIGEKNKKIIENRVEESLKKAYLWEEVKDRMDSSAFKLSGGQQQRLCIARTLAVEPQVILFDEPCSGLDPISTAKVEEAMLKLKKTYTIILVTNNVKQAARVGDKTAFFLSGELVELDKTDKIFTAPTDKRTDGYISGKYG; translated from the coding sequence GTGGGGGTAATATTTAATATAAATAATCTTAATATCTGGTTTGGGCAAGCCCATATTTTGAAACAGGTAAACATGGAAGTTAACGCCCATGAAATATTAAGCATAATTGGCCCGTCAAATAGCGGGAAGACTACTTTTTTAAGGATGCTTAACCGCTTAAATGATTTGCAGCCAAGTTTTAGAATGACTGGTTTTGTTGAATTTGATAGGAAAGATATTAAAAAAATAGATGTGGAATTACTGCGCAGAAAAATTGGCATGGTTTTTGCCCTTCCTCTGCCTTTACCGCTGTCAATATTTGAAAATGTTGCCTATGGCGTAAGGATGATTGGGGAGAAGAATAAAAAAATAATTGAAAATAGAGTTGAAGAATCCCTAAAGAAGGCTTATCTCTGGGAAGAAGTAAAAGATAGGATGGATTCCTCAGCTTTTAAATTATCCGGTGGCCAGCAGCAGCGATTGTGTATCGCGCGCACCCTTGCAGTTGAGCCGCAGGTAATTTTATTTGATGAGCCGTGTTCCGGCCTTGATCCTATTTCAACCGCAAAAGTTGAAGAAGCAATGCTTAAATTAAAGAAAACTTATACAATAATTCTGGTTACAAATAATGTTAAGCAGGCAGCCCGCGTAGGAGATAAAACCGCGTTTTTCCTCAGCGGTGAGCTTGTTGAGCTTGATAAGACAGATAAAATCTTTACCGCACCTACCGATAAACGCACGGATGGGTATATTAGTGGGAAATATGGATAA
- a CDS encoding phosphate ABC transporter substrate-binding protein → MLKKGLLVLISVLMFSSAFAAKESNSIQVKGSDTMVNLGQAWAEKYMEKNAANFIAVTGGGSGTGFSSLISGTCDIAMSSRNIKEKEIALAKQKNVDPFEVKVALDGLAVVVNPKNPISKLTTGQLAGIFTGKINNWKEFGGKDERIVILSREVNSGTHVYFKEHVLRKGDPNGKEEFAPSALLLSSSQAIADEVATNPSAIGYYGMGYISAKQKAISVAKDEKSEYIFPTIENVINGKYPISRPLLLYTNGEPKGIVKDFVDFTLSKEGQDIVVKTDFVPVK, encoded by the coding sequence ATGTTAAAAAAAGGATTATTAGTTTTGATTTCGGTGCTTATGTTTAGTTCTGCATTTGCCGCCAAAGAAAGTAATTCAATCCAAGTTAAAGGTTCTGATACTATGGTTAACCTCGGGCAGGCTTGGGCGGAAAAGTATATGGAAAAGAATGCCGCTAATTTTATAGCTGTAACCGGAGGAGGTTCAGGGACTGGTTTTTCCAGCCTTATCAGCGGGACATGTGATATCGCAATGAGTTCAAGGAATATAAAAGAAAAAGAAATAGCTTTGGCAAAGCAAAAGAATGTCGATCCCTTTGAAGTTAAAGTTGCTTTAGATGGATTGGCTGTTGTTGTTAATCCAAAGAATCCAATTTCTAAGCTCACCACCGGCCAGCTGGCAGGAATTTTTACAGGAAAGATCAACAATTGGAAAGAGTTTGGCGGAAAGGATGAAAGAATTGTTATTTTGTCCCGGGAAGTTAATTCCGGAACCCATGTTTATTTTAAAGAACACGTATTAAGAAAAGGGGATCCTAACGGCAAAGAAGAGTTTGCTCCTTCAGCATTGCTTTTATCCTCCTCCCAAGCCATTGCTGATGAAGTCGCGACAAATCCTTCTGCAATCGGCTATTATGGCATGGGTTATATTTCTGCAAAACAAAAAGCTATTTCAGTAGCCAAGGATGAAAAAAGCGAATATATTTTTCCGACAATAGAAAATGTTATAAATGGGAAGTATCCGATTTCAAGGCCACTTTTACTGTATACAAATGGTGAACCGAAAGGCATTGTGAAGGATTTTGTTGATTTTACGCTTTCCAAAGAAGGGCAGGATATTGTAGTAAAGACGGATTTTGTGCCGGTGAAATAG